Proteins from a genomic interval of Burkholderia cepacia GG4:
- a CDS encoding transposase, giving the protein MARLARLYVPDQPQHVILRGLDQQPAFVDDQDYELFIDCLKAAARDHHLSVHAYVLLPRQVQLLVTPSDEASLPKAMQAVGRRYVAHFNRRYSRRGTLWEGRYRATVIEGERYFLLASRVVEMSPVRAQLAATADAYRWSSYRHHVGLTVDSLITDHPLYWALGNTPFDRQRAYKELCEQPLDERQADQLQQATLKGWVLGGEHYREWAARTANRRVSPLPRGRPRKVRENTPPIQQ; this is encoded by the coding sequence ATGGCACGGTTAGCACGACTCTACGTTCCCGACCAGCCGCAGCACGTGATACTGCGCGGCCTGGATCAGCAACCCGCGTTCGTCGACGACCAGGATTACGAACTCTTCATCGATTGCCTGAAGGCCGCCGCGCGCGATCACCATCTTTCGGTGCATGCCTACGTGCTGCTCCCGCGTCAGGTGCAGCTGCTCGTGACGCCGAGCGACGAGGCGAGCCTGCCGAAGGCGATGCAGGCGGTCGGCCGCCGCTACGTCGCGCATTTCAACCGGCGTTATTCGCGGCGCGGCACCCTGTGGGAAGGCCGCTATCGCGCGACCGTGATCGAAGGCGAGCGCTATTTCCTGCTCGCGAGCCGCGTGGTCGAGATGAGCCCGGTGCGCGCGCAGCTGGCTGCGACGGCCGACGCATACCGCTGGTCGAGCTACCGGCACCACGTCGGACTCACCGTCGACAGCCTGATCACGGACCATCCGCTCTACTGGGCGCTCGGCAACACGCCGTTCGACCGTCAGCGCGCGTACAAGGAGCTCTGCGAGCAGCCGCTCGACGAGCGGCAGGCCGATCAGCTCCAGCAGGCGACGCTGAAGGGCTGGGTGCTCGGCGGCGAGCATTACCGCGAGTGGGCGGCGCGCACCGCGAACCGGCGCGTCTCGCCGCTGCCCCGCGGACGCCCCAGAAAGGTGCGTGAGAACACGCCGCCGATCCAGCAGTAA
- a CDS encoding OmpW/AlkL family protein, protein MKRKLAITRAIALAFAFAGGTAHAQSAGDFYVSTGWLHFAPQDSSDPLFVYGVGGTPINQSIPNTGAGINDADTLGLAAGYFVTDHISTELVMGIPPKFDITGKGQFSQFGVLGRAYQWSPAVLLRYHFNDANAKFRPYVGVGATYTWFTGAKITNGSFENGVLGGPTSATTSNQWAPVFNAGFTYNFTKHWFGGLSISYIPISVTATFTTARRTPVGTLTETSKAKISLNPIVTYLNLGYRF, encoded by the coding sequence ATGAAACGAAAACTAGCCATTACGAGGGCCATAGCGCTCGCATTTGCATTTGCGGGCGGTACGGCACACGCACAATCCGCAGGTGATTTCTACGTCAGCACCGGCTGGCTGCACTTTGCGCCGCAGGACAGCAGCGATCCGCTGTTCGTGTACGGCGTAGGCGGCACGCCCATCAACCAGTCGATTCCCAACACGGGCGCCGGCATCAACGACGCCGACACGCTTGGGCTCGCCGCGGGCTACTTCGTCACCGACCACATCTCCACCGAGCTCGTCATGGGGATCCCGCCGAAGTTCGACATTACCGGCAAGGGTCAGTTCTCACAGTTCGGCGTACTCGGCCGTGCGTACCAATGGAGCCCCGCCGTATTGCTTCGCTACCACTTCAACGACGCCAACGCGAAGTTCCGTCCGTATGTCGGTGTCGGCGCGACGTATACCTGGTTCACCGGCGCAAAGATCACCAACGGCAGCTTCGAGAACGGCGTGCTCGGCGGTCCGACCAGCGCGACGACCAGCAACCAGTGGGCGCCCGTGTTCAACGCCGGCTTCACGTACAACTTCACGAAACACTGGTTCGGGGGCCTGTCGATCTCGTACATCCCGATCAGCGTGACCGCGACCTTCACGACGGCCCGCCGGACGCCGGTCGGCACCCTGACCGAAACGTCGAAAGCTAAGATCTCGCTCAATCCGATCGTCACGTACCTGAACCTCGGCTACCGCTTCTAA
- the ugpQ gene encoding glycerophosphodiester phosphodiesterase, translating into MTSRTDWPYPRVVAHRGGGTLAPENTLAAFDEGARRGHRMVEFDAKLSADDVTFLLHDDTVDRTSNGSGPAAGMRYAALAALDAGAWFDARFAGERMPTFEAAAARCIAHGLAANVEIKPCPGRERDTGQRVATDAAAYWRGAAVPPLLSSFSFDALQQAREAAPALPRGMLYEAVPDDWHAQVVGALGCVSLHANHNELDEPLVRAIRAAGLRILVYTVNDLARARELVRWGVDAVCTDRIDLIGPTALDDIV; encoded by the coding sequence ATGACTTCCCGTACCGACTGGCCCTATCCGCGCGTCGTCGCACATCGCGGCGGCGGCACGCTTGCGCCGGAGAACACGCTTGCCGCGTTCGATGAGGGCGCGCGGCGCGGTCACCGGATGGTCGAGTTCGACGCGAAGCTGTCCGCCGACGACGTGACGTTCCTGCTGCACGACGACACGGTCGACCGTACGTCGAACGGCAGCGGGCCGGCAGCGGGCATGCGCTATGCGGCGCTGGCCGCGCTCGACGCGGGCGCGTGGTTCGACGCGCGCTTCGCCGGCGAACGCATGCCGACGTTCGAGGCGGCGGCGGCGCGGTGTATCGCACACGGACTGGCGGCGAACGTGGAGATCAAGCCGTGCCCGGGCCGCGAGCGCGACACGGGGCAGCGGGTTGCGACCGATGCGGCCGCGTACTGGCGCGGCGCCGCCGTGCCGCCGTTGCTGTCGTCGTTCTCGTTCGACGCGCTGCAGCAGGCGCGCGAGGCGGCGCCCGCGCTACCGCGCGGAATGCTTTACGAAGCGGTGCCGGACGACTGGCACGCGCAGGTCGTCGGCGCGCTCGGCTGCGTATCGTTGCACGCGAACCACAACGAACTCGACGAGCCGCTCGTGCGCGCGATCAGGGCGGCCGGGTTGCGCATCCTGGTCTATACGGTCAACGACCTGGCCCGGGCGCGCGAGCTCGTGCGCTGGGGTGTCGATGCAGTCTGCACGGACCGCATCGATCTGATCGGCCCGACGGCACTCGACGACATCGTGTAA
- a CDS encoding sn-glycerol-3-phosphate import ATP-binding protein UgpC, whose protein sequence is MAALSLKGVRKSYDGKQHVLHGIDVEIADGEFIVLVGPSGCGKSTLLRMIAGLETVTDGEIAIGDRVVNALEPKDRDIAMVFQNYALYPHMTVAQNMGYGLKIRGIERATIDTRVAAAAKILELEPLLARRPRELSGGQRQRVAMGRAIVREPSVFLFDEPLSNLDAKLRVQMRLEIQRLHARLATTSVYVTHDQIEAMTLAQRVIVMNRGYAEQIGAPVDVYEKPATVFVAGFIGSPAMNLMHGRLSEDGATFTVAGGGPALPVAGAPGIGSAIATGRDWVLGVRPEHMTPQPGVAQATLPVDSCELLGADNLAHGRWGSHDVAVRLPHADRPARGTALGAALPAHRLHFFDPETGKRAG, encoded by the coding sequence ATGGCTGCGCTGAGCTTGAAGGGCGTCAGGAAATCCTACGACGGCAAGCAGCATGTGCTGCACGGCATCGACGTGGAGATCGCCGACGGCGAATTCATCGTGCTGGTCGGCCCGTCGGGCTGCGGCAAGTCGACGTTGCTGCGGATGATCGCGGGGCTCGAGACGGTGACGGACGGCGAGATCGCGATCGGCGACCGCGTGGTGAACGCGCTGGAGCCGAAGGATCGCGACATCGCGATGGTGTTCCAGAACTACGCGCTGTATCCGCACATGACGGTCGCGCAGAACATGGGCTACGGGCTGAAGATCCGCGGCATCGAGCGCGCGACGATCGACACGCGGGTGGCCGCGGCCGCGAAGATTCTCGAGCTCGAGCCGCTGCTCGCGCGGCGGCCGCGCGAACTGTCGGGCGGCCAGCGGCAACGCGTCGCAATGGGACGCGCGATCGTGCGCGAGCCGTCCGTCTTTCTGTTCGACGAGCCATTGTCGAACCTCGATGCGAAGCTGCGCGTGCAGATGCGGCTCGAGATCCAGCGGCTGCATGCGCGGCTCGCGACGACGAGCGTGTACGTGACGCACGACCAGATCGAGGCGATGACGCTCGCGCAGCGCGTGATCGTGATGAACCGCGGCTACGCGGAGCAGATCGGCGCGCCGGTCGACGTGTACGAGAAGCCGGCAACGGTGTTCGTCGCCGGCTTCATCGGCTCGCCGGCGATGAACCTGATGCACGGCCGGCTGTCGGAGGATGGCGCGACGTTCACGGTCGCAGGTGGCGGCCCGGCGCTGCCGGTCGCCGGCGCGCCGGGCATCGGCAGCGCGATCGCCACCGGGCGCGACTGGGTGCTGGGCGTGCGGCCGGAGCACATGACGCCGCAGCCGGGCGTCGCGCAGGCGACGCTGCCGGTCGATTCGTGCGAGCTGCTCGGCGCGGATAATCTCGCGCACGGCCGCTGGGGCAGCCACGACGTCGCGGTGCGCTTGCCGCACGCGGATCGCCCGGCGCGCGGCACGGCGCTGGGCGCCGCGCTGCCTGCGCACCGGCTGCATTTCTTCGATCCCGAGACCGGCAAGCGTGCCGGCTGA
- the ugpE gene encoding sn-glycerol-3-phosphate ABC transporter permease UgpE, translating into MIENRKGFDLFCHGVLIAGVVLIVFPVYVAFCAATMNAQEVFTIPLSLVPSTHLLENIAYIWGHGSGGTTAPFGRLLVNSFAMALGIAVGKIAVSILSAYAIVYFRFPFRNTAFWLIFITLMLPVEVRIFPTVQVVSTLHLTNTYAGLTLPLIASATATFLFRQFFMTLPDELMDAARIDGAGPLRFFWDVVLPLSKTSIAALFVITFIYGWNQYLWPILITTEASLSTAVVGIKTMIASGDAATEWQYVMAATLLAMIPPLVVVLAMQRWFVRGLVDSEK; encoded by the coding sequence ATGATCGAAAATCGCAAGGGCTTTGACCTGTTCTGCCACGGGGTGCTGATCGCGGGCGTCGTGCTGATCGTGTTTCCCGTGTACGTCGCGTTCTGCGCGGCGACGATGAACGCGCAGGAAGTGTTCACGATCCCGCTGTCGCTGGTGCCGAGCACGCACCTGCTGGAGAACATCGCGTACATCTGGGGGCACGGCAGCGGCGGCACGACGGCACCGTTCGGCCGGCTGCTCGTCAACAGCTTCGCGATGGCGCTCGGGATCGCGGTCGGCAAGATCGCGGTGTCGATCCTGTCCGCCTACGCGATCGTCTATTTCCGCTTCCCGTTCCGCAACACGGCGTTCTGGCTGATCTTCATCACGCTGATGCTGCCGGTCGAGGTGCGGATCTTCCCGACCGTGCAGGTCGTGTCGACGCTGCACCTGACGAACACCTACGCGGGGCTCACGCTGCCGCTGATCGCGTCGGCGACCGCGACGTTCCTGTTCCGCCAGTTCTTCATGACGCTGCCTGACGAGCTGATGGACGCCGCGCGCATCGACGGCGCGGGGCCGCTGCGCTTCTTCTGGGACGTCGTGCTGCCGCTGTCGAAGACGAGCATCGCGGCGCTGTTCGTGATCACGTTCATCTACGGCTGGAACCAGTATCTGTGGCCGATCCTGATCACGACGGAGGCGTCGCTGTCGACGGCGGTGGTGGGCATCAAGACGATGATCGCGAGCGGCGACGCCGCGACTGAATGGCAATACGTGATGGCGGCGACGCTGCTGGCGATGATCCCGCCGCTCGTCGTCGTGCTGGCGATGCAGCGCTGGTTCGTGCGCGGCCTCGTCGATTCCGAAAAATAG
- the ugpA gene encoding sn-glycerol-3-phosphate ABC transporter permease UgpA, with amino-acid sequence MQSRSRFGASLLPYLLIAPQLAITAVFFLWPAGVALWQSTQMQDAFGTSSEFVGFANFTRLFADPLYLDSFRTTLVFSSLVTVSGLVVSLLLAACADRVIRGARAYRTLLIWPYAVAPTIAAVLWAFLFNPSIGLVTYALAKGGIVWNHALNGSQAMFLVVLASVWKQVSYNFLFFYAGLQAIPRSLIEAAAIDGAGPVRRFFNIALPLLSPTSFFLLVVNLVYAFFDTFPVIDAATAGGPAQSTKTLIYKIFTEGFQGLDIGSSGAQSVVLMIIVVGLTVIQFRFVERRVQYA; translated from the coding sequence ATGCAATCCCGTTCCCGTTTTGGCGCGAGCCTGCTGCCGTACCTGCTGATCGCGCCGCAGCTCGCGATCACCGCCGTATTCTTCCTGTGGCCGGCCGGCGTCGCGCTGTGGCAGTCGACGCAGATGCAGGATGCGTTCGGCACGTCGAGCGAATTCGTCGGCTTCGCGAACTTCACGCGCCTGTTCGCCGACCCGCTGTATCTCGACTCGTTTCGCACGACGCTGGTGTTTAGCTCGCTCGTCACCGTCAGCGGGCTCGTCGTGTCGCTGCTGCTCGCCGCGTGCGCCGATCGCGTGATCCGCGGCGCGCGCGCGTACCGCACGCTGCTGATCTGGCCGTACGCGGTCGCGCCGACGATCGCGGCCGTGCTGTGGGCCTTCCTGTTTAACCCGAGCATCGGCCTGGTGACCTACGCGCTCGCGAAGGGCGGCATCGTCTGGAATCACGCGCTGAACGGCAGCCAGGCGATGTTCCTGGTCGTGCTCGCGTCGGTGTGGAAGCAGGTGAGCTACAACTTCCTGTTCTTCTATGCGGGCCTGCAGGCGATCCCGCGCTCGCTGATCGAGGCGGCGGCGATCGACGGCGCCGGGCCCGTGCGGCGCTTCTTCAACATCGCGCTGCCGCTGCTGTCGCCGACGAGCTTCTTCCTGCTGGTCGTGAATCTCGTCTACGCGTTCTTCGACACGTTCCCGGTGATCGACGCGGCCACTGCCGGCGGCCCCGCGCAAAGCACGAAGACGCTGATCTACAAGATCTTCACGGAAGGCTTCCAGGGGCTCGACATCGGCAGCTCGGGCGCGCAGTCGGTCGTGCTGATGATCATCGTCGTCGGGCTCACGGTGATCCAGTTCCGCTTCGTCGAACGCAGGGTGCAATACGCATGA
- the ugpB gene encoding sn-glycerol-3-phosphate ABC transporter substrate-binding protein UgpB translates to MMMKPAGTVVRSIALGGALMFGVQHAAFAVTEIQFWHAMESALGERVNEIAAQFNASQSDYKIVPVFKGTYDQALAAGIAAYRSGNAPAILQVYEVGTATMMQAKKAVVPVSDVFKQAGVPLDEKAFVPTIASYYSDAKTGHLVSMPFNSSTPVLYYNKDAFKKAGLDPNQPPKTWADVQADAEKLRKSGMACGFTTGWQGWIQLENYSAWHALPFASRNNGFDGTDAALEFNKPQQIAHIAFLQQMQKDGTFTYAGRKDEASAKFYSGDCGIMTTSSGALANVQKFAKFSYGTGMMPYDANVKGAPQNAIIGGASLWVLAGKDPATYKGVAKFLAFLASPPVAAKWHQETGYLPVTTAAYDLTRQQGFYAKNPSAETAIKQMMNKPPLPYTKGLRLGNMPQIRTVVDEELEQVWAQKKSPKDALDSAASRGDELLRRFEKSGG, encoded by the coding sequence TGACGGAAATCCAGTTCTGGCATGCGATGGAGTCGGCGCTCGGCGAACGGGTGAACGAGATCGCCGCGCAGTTCAATGCATCGCAGAGCGACTACAAGATCGTGCCGGTCTTCAAGGGCACCTACGACCAGGCGCTCGCAGCGGGCATCGCCGCCTATCGCAGCGGCAACGCGCCGGCGATCCTCCAGGTCTATGAAGTCGGCACTGCAACGATGATGCAGGCGAAGAAGGCCGTCGTACCCGTCTCCGACGTGTTCAAGCAGGCCGGCGTGCCGCTCGACGAAAAGGCATTCGTGCCGACCATCGCGAGCTACTACAGCGATGCGAAGACGGGCCATCTCGTGTCGATGCCGTTCAACAGCTCGACGCCGGTGCTGTACTACAACAAGGACGCCTTCAAGAAGGCCGGGCTCGATCCGAACCAGCCGCCGAAGACGTGGGCCGACGTGCAGGCCGACGCGGAGAAGCTGCGCAAGTCCGGGATGGCCTGCGGCTTCACGACCGGCTGGCAGGGCTGGATCCAGCTCGAGAACTACAGCGCGTGGCATGCCCTGCCGTTCGCGAGCCGCAACAACGGTTTCGACGGCACGGACGCGGCGCTCGAGTTCAACAAGCCGCAGCAGATCGCGCACATCGCGTTCCTGCAGCAGATGCAAAAGGATGGCACGTTCACGTACGCGGGCCGCAAGGATGAAGCGTCGGCGAAGTTCTACAGCGGCGACTGCGGGATCATGACGACGTCGTCGGGCGCGCTCGCGAACGTGCAGAAGTTCGCGAAGTTCAGCTACGGCACCGGAATGATGCCGTACGACGCGAACGTGAAGGGTGCGCCGCAGAACGCGATCATCGGCGGCGCGAGCCTGTGGGTGCTGGCCGGCAAGGATCCGGCGACCTACAAGGGCGTCGCGAAATTCCTCGCGTTCCTGGCCTCGCCGCCGGTCGCCGCGAAGTGGCACCAGGAAACGGGCTACCTGCCGGTTACGACGGCCGCGTACGACCTCACGCGCCAGCAGGGCTTCTATGCGAAGAACCCGAGCGCGGAAACCGCGATCAAGCAGATGATGAACAAGCCGCCGCTGCCTTACACGAAGGGGCTGCGCCTCGGCAACATGCCGCAGATCCGCACGGTGGTCGACGAAGAGCTGGAGCAGGTCTGGGCGCAGAAGAAGTCGCCGAAGGACGCGCTCGATTCGGCGGCGTCGCGCGGCGACGAACTGCTGCGCCGCTTCGAGAAGTCGGGCGGTTGA